Proteins encoded in a region of the Teredinibacter purpureus genome:
- a CDS encoding O-antigen ligase family protein codes for MASSVFDRLTAEEQLVFYSLTLTYPIYLIGGLYVLGSALGWLLLILFSLKVYLLGKRGFSINPISKISPIVWLWIICMFVMLLALLVAHIDRQMGTGPTIKSSIGWAKGWALLALFPLLGCMINIRPQIVARGCCIAAASATPFAALGIVASSIGVSGDLFISPVKAIGGPTELFVVKLYGINPETGAARWQFIGPWAPAAGLLSCFYLVLCLAEKDKFWRNAGIVGAVTMCLLSQSRAGWVIFMAIVPIMIGLGTLRNPLSWLAAGILIPALVLIGEPVYQWVMESYTQIKESRPGSTRVRGTLERLALQRWENEAPIWGHGVVERGPKIVEFMPIGTHHSWYGLLFVKGIVGLFALAIPLSLTCIYMLIAAQKSKVARTGLAICVVMVSYSFFENLEILAYVYWPALMWVGISLRPGITSDLPVEKSA; via the coding sequence ATGGCATCGTCAGTATTTGATCGACTTACTGCTGAAGAACAGTTAGTTTTTTATAGCCTAACACTCACTTACCCCATTTATCTTATAGGCGGGCTCTATGTTCTCGGGTCTGCTTTGGGGTGGCTGCTACTGATACTCTTTTCACTAAAAGTCTACCTTCTCGGTAAGCGCGGCTTTTCAATTAATCCAATTTCAAAAATATCACCCATCGTGTGGCTGTGGATTATTTGCATGTTTGTCATGCTTCTGGCATTACTCGTCGCACATATTGATCGCCAAATGGGAACAGGCCCTACAATCAAATCCTCCATTGGTTGGGCAAAAGGCTGGGCTTTGCTCGCACTGTTTCCTTTATTGGGGTGCATGATAAACATTCGCCCTCAAATTGTGGCACGCGGTTGTTGTATTGCTGCAGCCAGCGCGACGCCCTTCGCGGCATTAGGAATAGTCGCATCGAGTATTGGCGTTTCCGGCGACTTATTTATTTCGCCCGTTAAAGCCATTGGCGGCCCAACCGAATTATTTGTCGTTAAACTTTATGGCATAAACCCCGAAACAGGTGCTGCTCGCTGGCAGTTCATTGGGCCATGGGCACCGGCAGCCGGGCTCTTAAGTTGTTTTTATTTGGTGTTATGTTTAGCCGAAAAAGATAAGTTTTGGCGAAACGCAGGCATAGTAGGCGCGGTGACCATGTGTCTACTCAGCCAATCGCGCGCGGGCTGGGTTATTTTTATGGCGATTGTACCCATCATGATTGGGTTAGGTACTTTACGAAACCCACTCTCATGGCTGGCAGCCGGTATTCTAATACCCGCTCTCGTTTTAATAGGCGAACCCGTTTACCAATGGGTGATGGAGTCCTACACTCAAATCAAAGAAAGCCGTCCGGGTTCAACACGTGTGCGCGGTACATTAGAACGGCTAGCCCTTCAACGGTGGGAAAACGAAGCCCCCATATGGGGCCATGGCGTTGTTGAGCGTGGCCCAAAAATTGTGGAGTTTATGCCAATTGGCACCCACCATTCTTGGTACGGCCTGCTCTTTGTTAAAGGTATTGTAGGGCTATTTGCGCTCGCAATTCCTTTATCTCTCACGTGTATTTACATGCTTATCGCCGCACAAAAATCAAAAGTTGCCCGTACAGGGCTTGCGATTTGCGTCGTAATGGTAAGTTACAGTTTTTTTGAAAACCTGGAAATTCTAGCCTACGTTTATTGGCCAGCTTTGATGTGGGTAGGCATTAGTTTGCGCCCTGGTATCACGAGCGATCTACCTGTTGAGAAATCTGCATGA
- a CDS encoding polysaccharide pyruvyl transferase family protein — translation MRKNTYLCGYYGMNNTGDDALMLATAWGAQQHLGAQHFILNSPQTLKMPGFPALPAQLNSNQRFRGENRFRQYACALRSRRVIFGGGSVLHNSHDIGIKRHLIRLSGKKSALALGVGLGPFRDTGAEKVCAKFLHECQFVGVRDQHSFDIAQAIAPTANVKITFDLAPLITQHPLYSPAHTKRRNIAICLCPHERLSGNWAAEKKRLNELAQTIIDVHQHTGRHVTLLDFNGHPSLGDNRVHQELQQLVPGNIINNHIGYNTNPLDVLTLLSQFELVLAMRLHAAVFAFLANTPILSLNYHSKCVGWCEQIKLAQSMQVDSGNIHAANLTPIIINGLNDGFVQPERPIKDAVEAAMKNWRYVDDKNKAYRCNPAL, via the coding sequence ATGAGAAAAAATACTTATCTTTGTGGTTATTACGGGATGAATAATACCGGCGATGACGCACTTATGCTTGCAACGGCATGGGGTGCTCAACAGCATCTCGGCGCTCAACACTTCATTTTAAATTCGCCCCAAACATTAAAAATGCCGGGTTTCCCGGCCTTACCTGCACAATTGAATTCCAATCAACGCTTTCGCGGTGAAAACAGATTTCGCCAATATGCCTGCGCCTTGCGAAGCCGACGTGTCATTTTTGGTGGTGGATCGGTGCTACACAACTCTCACGATATTGGTATAAAAAGGCACCTTATTCGATTGAGCGGTAAAAAAAGTGCGCTAGCATTGGGTGTTGGCCTCGGGCCATTTCGTGATACAGGCGCCGAAAAAGTGTGCGCAAAATTTTTACACGAATGCCAATTCGTCGGCGTACGAGATCAACACAGTTTCGATATTGCGCAGGCAATTGCACCCACCGCAAACGTAAAAATCACGTTCGATCTTGCCCCGCTCATCACACAGCACCCTTTGTATTCTCCAGCACACACCAAACGACGCAATATCGCCATCTGCCTTTGCCCACACGAACGGCTCAGCGGAAATTGGGCGGCGGAAAAAAAACGCCTTAACGAATTGGCCCAAACGATAATTGACGTTCATCAACACACAGGCCGGCATGTTACCTTGCTCGATTTTAACGGTCACCCCTCGCTCGGAGATAACCGCGTTCACCAAGAATTACAACAACTTGTACCGGGCAACATCATTAATAACCATATTGGCTACAACACTAATCCTTTAGACGTTTTAACACTTCTCTCGCAATTCGAACTTGTACTCGCCATGCGTTTACATGCAGCGGTATTTGCCTTCCTCGCTAACACCCCTATTTTATCCCTTAATTATCACAGTAAGTGTGTTGGTTGGTGTGAACAAATAAAGTTGGCCCAAAGCATGCAGGTAGACTCAGGTAATATTCATGCGGCTAACCTTACGCCGATCATTATTAACGGTTTGAACGATGGATTTGTTCAACCTGAGCGGCCCATCAAGGACGCCGTAGAGGCCGCAATGAAGAATTGGAGATACGTCGATGATAAGAACAAAGCTTACCGTTGTAATCCCGCTTTATAA